The following proteins are encoded in a genomic region of Diadema setosum chromosome 18, eeDiaSeto1, whole genome shotgun sequence:
- the LOC140241921 gene encoding tudor domain-containing protein 1-like, with protein MDSWNPMEEDFHNQGFNSYNRGPAMGLGGNESRGHTGAGPPNLKLHVGGLPTEMTNEGLTSLFSSVVKVRNAYVMPAKGDRQFTFGFVTVASVSDVEKAIRQLNGHRLKNFCLRINLAREPSAQVSHQGFKPPRPIRTPDESGDAHDSMNGRVSPSPSVSSNSSKRAMNNSHDIDGDAPASNGHGDGNHREGRRKSGSSAHSPSPSPMAMMGMPCEECQRLWMAFTGHFQEEHMEEGSSPMMYPFFPFFGMGGGRRSRGRESDASDGQSPHPKSGTSEPIVRNLFNGKVDDNEGSTSKKTESGKKPSKSNQYQREDLGQSDKTPPSQGRQEKEQPPQRFKQSPGPSAFGKPSPKNPSASPQRVKPVPMSKGVETTNDARSPRSPRGQSGSPRDQRSRKTPGEPKPCEACGKAGTKHCSKCYVTYCSIKCQKEDWARHKNKCKPNQPSDQTEADTSSGPYTLSAKDLVYVKPRPEEQLVIVTAASHPGSVWVQLGVKSHVQEYLQLQQMINKHVRTAGALTDPKPEMVCLVQSEQNEGWYRGTILSDRGQDVFTVRLVDFGNREDVPRRNLKPATAEMITIPVQGVHCAIAGVEPRSTTGQWTPASGKLLRSLTEKPEMRAAFIGKEAGVYQIILKLEDEKQGLISVSDVLVEKDVAWPKKIADGNEGVPMISSLTTITVPVGEKRVNIAINNYIDPREFHCQLVDDENKQKLENFYRALNEALGSQESGQFIPKVGQVCTGRFTEDNTWYRAHVMSANGDGEYDVQYIDFGNCETISASRMCPLPARFIDFPRQSFKASFADIPPGDISQDVATATLQCLAQCTEGFFMATVSSKVDDTYHLRVAIPSTGEDVAMATGLAPRVEHHRLSDLLREAVPLKCDLQYIATEIVSPAEFYGLFGTPEVQERRLKVTEGAAKAGSQPVEPNFKPRVGDLCCAQFSEDKEWYRAAVLEELPGNKFELQYIDFGNRERVGQATIRPIDKELATIPCLSVRCCLAGLGSETGPWKEEVTTSLKEMTGMGTKAVTARVTEFRDSTAYVELEDASTGLNISGEIINLMKESSSEPNQSPSGPCSLSSNPQAVRGARGQAGDHAQSGNPPQSAPPGMSPDQIKYMEEQLAMLQAQLLRAKGAST; from the exons CTTTGTGACTGTTGCTTCTGTGAGTGATGTTGAGAAGGCTATCCGGCAGCTTAACGGCCATCGACTGAAGAACTTTTGTCTTCGCATCAACCTAGCGAGGGAGCCCTCCGCTCAAGTCTCTCATCAGgg GTTCAAGCCACCAAGACCAATCCGGACACCTGATGAATCTGGTGATGCCCATGACAGTATGAATGGCAGGGTATCTCCTTCCCCGTCTGTGAGCAGTAACAGCAGCAAGCGTGCCATGAACAACAGCCACGACATCGATGGTGATGCCCCCGCATCCAATGGACATGGAGATGGAAACCACAGGGAGGGAAGGAGGAAGAGTGGCAGCTCTGCACACAGCCCGTCTCCGTCGCCCATGGCGATGATGGGGATGCCTTGCGAGGAGTGCCAGCGGCTCTGGATGGCTTTCACAGGCCACTTCCAGGAGGAGCACATGGAGGAGGGCAGCTCTCCCATGATGTACCCATTCTTCCCCTTCTTTGGCATGGGTGGCGGTCGGAGGAGCCGGGGTAGGGAGTCAGATGCAAGCGACGGCCAATCACCCCACCCGAAGTCTGGCACCTCAGAGCCCATTGTGCGCAACCTCTTTAATGGGAAAGTGGACGACAACGAAGGCAGCACCAGTAAGAAGACTGAGTCTGGAAAGAAACCGTCCAAATCTAACCAGTACCAGCGGGAGGACCTTGGCCAATCCGACAAGACACCTCCATCTCAGGGGAGACAAGAAAAGGAACAACCACCGCAGCGATTCAAACAAAGTCCAGGTCCCAGTGCTTTTGGGAAACCTTCCCCCAAGAACCCATCAGCTAGCCCCCAACGAGTCAAACCTGTGCCCATGTCCAAAGGAGTTGAGACCACCAACGACGCCAGGAGCCCCCGGAGTCCACGAGGACAGTCTGGCAGCCCAAGAGATCAGAGGTCGAGAAAGACCCCCGGAGAACCCAAGCCTTGTGAAGCTTGTGGGAAGGCGG GCACGAAGCACTGTTCAAAGTGCTATGTGACCTACTGCTCCATCAAGTGTCAGAAGGAAGACTGGGCTCgtcacaaaaacaaatgcaaaccAAATCAGCCAAG TGACCAGACTGAAGCTGATACGTCATCAGGACCGTATACGCTGTCTGCCAAAGACCTGGTCTACGTGAAACCAAGACCTGAAGAACAATTG GTGATAGTCACAGCGGCGTCTCACCCAGGGTCGGTCTGGGTACAGCTTGGCGTCAAGAGCCATGTACAGGAGTACCTGCAGCTGCAGCAGATGATCAACAAGCATGTGAGGACTGCCGGTGCCCTAACAGATCCCAAG cCAGAAATGGTTTGCCTGGTACAGAGTGAACAGAACGAGGGTTGGTACCGAGGAACCATTCTGTCAGACCGAGGTCAAGATGTCTTCACAGTGCGCCTGGTGGACTTTGGGAACCGTGAGGACGTCCCTCGTCGCAACCTCAAACCGGCCACTGCAGAGATGATAACCATTCCAGTGCAG GGTGTCCACTGCGCCATTGCAGGCGTGGAGCCCCGCAGCACCACCGGTCAGTGGACACCGGCCAGTGGCAAACTTCTCCGATCGCTGACCGAGAAGCCGGAGATGAGGGCAGCATTCATTGGCAAGGAGGCGGGGGTCTACCAGATCATCCTAAAACTGGAGGATGAGAAACAAG GTCTCATCTCTGTCAGTGATGTGTTGGTGGAAAAGGATGTTGCGTGGCCAAAGAAAATCGCAGACGGGAACGAGGGTG TTCCCATGATATCATCGCTGACGACGATAACAGTCCCAGTTGGAGAGAAACGTGTGAATATAGCCATCAACAACTACATCGACCCCAGGGAGTTCCACTGCCAGCTGGTAGATGATGAGA ACAAGCAGAAGCTTGAGAATTTCTACCGTGCCCTCAACGAAGCTCTTGGAAGTCAGGAAAGTGGCCAGTTCATCCCCAAAGTAGGGCAAGTCTGCACTGGTCGCTTCACAG AGGACAATACGTGGTACCGGGCTCACGTCATGTCTGCGAATGGAGATGGAGAGTATGACGTACAATACATCGACTTTGGGAACTGTGAGACCATCAGTGCATCGAGGATGTGTCCTCTCCCCGCCCGATTCATAGATTTCCCAAGACAGTCTTTCAAGGCCTCCTTTGCAG ACATCCCGCCTGGTGATATCTCCCAAGATGTTGCCACTGCAACTCTTCAGTGTCTTGCTCAGTGCACAGAGGGATTCTTCATGGCGACTGTATCCAGCAAGGTGGATGACACATACCACCTGAGAGTTGCCATTCCCAGCACAGGAGAGGACGTCGCCATGGCGACAGGACTAGCTCCAAGGGTGGAGCATCACCGACTGTCGGACCTTCTACGAGAAGCGGTTCCACTGAAATGCGACCTCCAGTACATCGCCACAGAGATTGTCAGCCCGGCAGAGTTCTACGGTCTCTTTGGTACCCCTGAAG TGCAAGAAAGGAGGTTGAAAGTGACAGAAGGAGCAGCGAAAGCTGGAAGCCAGCCAGTAGAGCCAAACTTCAAGCCCAGAGTGGGAGATCTATGCTGTGCCCAGTTTTCAG AGGACAAGGAATGGTATCGGGCAGCTGTCCTGGAGGAGTTGCCTGGCAACAAGTTTGAGCTCCAGTACATTGACTTTGGTAACAGGGAGCGTGTGGGGCAGGCCACCATCAGACCTATCGACAAGGAGCTTGCAACGATCCCCTGTCTGTCAGTCAGATGCTGTCTAGCCG GTCTTGGGAGTGAGACTGGACCGTGGAAGGAAGAAGTGACCACCAGCCTGAAGGAAATGACCGGCATGGGAACCAAGGCCGTCACAGCCAGGGTGACAGAGTTTCGGGACAGCACCGCCTACGTCGAGTTAGAGGATGCCTCGACGGGTCTAAATATCTCAGGG GAGATCATTAACCTCATGAAGGAATCATCGTCAGAGCCCAACCAGTCTCCCAGTGGGCCATGCTCCCTATCCTCCAACCCACAAGCTGTGAGGGGTGCTCGAGGACAAGCTGGCGACCACGCCCAAAGTGGGAATCCCCCCCAGAGTGCCCCGCCCGGTATGAGCCCAGACCAGATTAAGTACATGGAGGAGCAACTGGCAATGCTGCAGGCCCAGCTTCTGAGGGCAAAGGGAGCTTCCACCTAA